One region of Danio rerio strain Tuebingen ecotype United States chromosome 5, GRCz12tu, whole genome shotgun sequence genomic DNA includes:
- the spns3 gene encoding protein spinster homolog 3 isoform X1 codes for MASDQHRPKPRLSLRSSTTIRYGSMSSEHPDGDPSTPQTTSISQRRSYIAVAVLCYINLLNYMDRYTIAGVLLRIQKFFFISDSTSGLLQTVFICSFMFLAPVFGYLGDRYDRKLIMIVGLVMWIVTTLGSSFVRKSHFWVLVATRALVGTGEASYSTIAPTIIGDLFAGSKRTLMISFFYIFIPVGSGLGYIIGATVADATGDWRWALRVSPALGGLGLLLLVFLIPNPPRGASDNGGANMETTSYTEDIKYLLKNRSFVWSSLGVTAMAFVTGALAFWTPTFLSRAQVTQGLKQPCKEEPCDSVDSYIFGAITVVTGVVGVFLGTCISKKLRDRVPNADPLICAVGMLSSSPCFFIAIVLASTSIPATYTFIAIGETLLSLNWAILADILLYVVVPNRRATAEALQIMVCHLLGDAGSPYLIGAISDSLSKYNTTDPSWDFRRLEYSVLLCPFIGVLGGLFFLMTSLYIKEDRKAAELLTSGQTPQPEITTVSESV; via the exons ATGGCCTCTGACCAACACAGACCAAAACCCAGATTGAGTCTCCGCTCCAGCACAACTATACGATACGGCTCCATGAGCTCTGAGCATCCGGATGGAGACCCTTCCACCCCGCAAACAACCTCCATCTCTCAGAGACGCTCCTACATTGCAGTGGCAGTGCTGTGTTACATCAATCTGCTCAACTATATGGACCGTTACACTATAGCTG GTGTGCTGCTTAGAATACAGAAATTCTTTTTCATCTCCGACAGCACATCGGGCCTCCTACAGACAG tttttatctGCAGCTTCATGTTCTTGGCACCAGTGTTCGGTTACCTTGGAGATCGCTATGATAGGAAGCTTATTATGATCGTTGGGCTGGTTATGTGGATCGTCACAACACTGGGAAGCTCTTTCGTCAGAAAATCG CACTTCTGGGTTCTGGTTGCGACAAGGGCTTTGGTCGGGACAGGAGAGGCCAGTTACTCCACCATTGCTCCTACTATCATTGGTGACCTGTTCGCTGGCTCCAAGAGAACTCTTATGATCTCCTTCTTCTACATCTTCATACCAGTTGGAAG TGGTCTTGGATACATTATTGGGGCAACTGTAGCTGATGCAACAGGAGACTGGCGTTGGGCTCTAAGG GTTAGTCCTGCTCTTGGGGGACTTGGTTTGCTGCTTCTGGTGTTTCTTATACCTAACCCTCCTCGCGGAGCATCAGACAATGGAGGAGCAAACATGGAAACCACTTCATACACTGAAGACATCAAATACCTCTTAAAGAA CCGGAGTTTCGTCTGGTCTTCTCTCGGCGTTACTGCCATGGCTTTTGTCACCGGGGCTCTGGCTTTCTGGACGCCCACCTTTCTGTCTCGTGCACAGGTCACACAGGGTCTCAAACAACCCTGTAAAGAAGAGCCCTGTGACTCTGTGGACAG CTACATTTTTGGAGCAATCACAGTGGTGACAGGGGTTGTGGGGGTGTTTCTGGGCACCTGCATTTCCAAGAAGCTGAGAGACCGAGTGCCGAACGCAGACCCGCTCATCTGTGCCGTAGGAATGCTCAGTTCCTCACCTTGCTTCTTCATTGCTATAGTCCTGGCCTCCACCAGCATCCCGGCCACTTAT ACATTCATTGCTATTGGAGAGACTCTGCTGTCACTCAACTGGGCTATTCTGGCAGACATTCTTCTG TACGTAGTGGTGCCTAATAGAAGAGCGACAGCAGAGGCCTTGCAGATTATGGTCTGTCATCTTCTTGGAGACGCAGGAAGTCCATACCTTATTGGTGCG ATCTCAGATTCTTTGAGTAAGTATAATACCACAGACCCCAGCTGGGATTTCCGCAGATTGGAGTATAGTGTTCTGCTGTGCCCCTTCATTGGGGTCCTGGGAGGGCTGTTTTTCCTCATGACCTCTCTGTATATCAAAGAGGACCGGAAGGCAGCAGAATTGCTCACTTCAG GACAGACTCCTCAACCAGAAATAACCACAGTCTCAGAGTCGGTCTGA